The sequence ttttttaaactacagtccggccctccaacggtctgagggacagtgaactggcccccctgtttaaaaagtttgaggacccctgcaataGAGACTGCCGTGGTCACTAGGGCCAGGGGCCCCTTAGCCCTCTATCACAGTCCaactgtgtctgagtaatctgttcatccgtccTTCAGGGGTTGCTGGTCGGCCCCCGCAAAGAGGAAGCAAAATGTTATCAGAAGGGGCAAGAGTCTTGTGAATGCTACCTGGAGGGGGGAAAGTGAAACTggatcttaatttcttttttgttctttagaaGAGTGTCATTGTGAGGTTTGAGAAGGACAAAATGTTCCAAAGTCACTCCTTTTAACAGCCCCCAAGTTCCACATGTGAGCTGTTTGTCCCAGGTGACCGACTGGATAAATTGTAACTAACTGTAAAGGCTCTAGAGCTCCGTTATTCTTCAGTAGCACTTCTCATTCTTCCAGTTCCTTATCTTCTATCATTAAttgttcatttaataaatatttttgtaatacctactatgtgccaggtccaGCATCATGTTGTGAAGATACAAACCTGGAGATAATGATATACAAAAGAGACACCTTCCTGTACCTCTTAGAGTTTACCATCTAATGTACACAGATGATATAATTATAACATCTATGAGTGCTGCCATCCAACTTCTTATCCACTCTGCAGCCAGAGCGGTCTTTTAAAAACACCCATCCAATCTTGTCACTCTCTCTTTTAATGTGTTTACTGGCTGCCAATTTTCTTTAACATAGAGATGAAAATCCAGAAGAGGCCAGAAAGCTGATCCATTATCTGTTGAAGGCCTCCCGCCCCCCCAATTCTCCTCACTCTCCCTCCAACGTTCTGTTCTGGACTTTCTGTTCCAGATTCAGCCACCTTCCTTCCTGTCCCAGAgagtttttctagtttcttcccACAGTCTGGAATGCCCCTTCAGATTTCTCTTTGGCGGCACTCAGTTGTCAGAAGAAGGGATTATATGAGGCAAAGTTCCAAGGTTGTGGCTGTAGTCCCCACAAGAGATGATGGAGACTTGAAACAAGGTAGTGGTAGAAGAGACAGAATTGGAGTTTCTGGAATCATTTATGTCAATACCTGAGGGCTGGATTGGAGAGTGAACAATATGAAAGCACCCTGATCCCCGGCCAGTGTTAAGTGTGTGGACACTGGGGCCATTCACTAAaaggcaggcagagcaggagaggggtcaaggggttgtgtgtgtgtggcgggggaggaggggagatgggaagaaaggaaggtaTGGATGGcaacaggagggagaaggagaagttAACTGCCTTCTAGTTCCAGTGCCACCAACCCTCCCAACAAAGTATTGGCTGTGGCATTTTCGACAATGACCCACACGGAGAAATCCATTTTGCATAGCCTCCCCAAGCAGTGTATATAGAAATGCTTAAGACAATGTCGCCCTGTTTCTTGTGCAACTCCTGAATACTTCCTACCTGACTcccttaaaaaatacaaaaagcgGACAGAGTCTGCGTGGGCCGCGGGGCGGTAACTTCCGCATGTGTCCCGGGACAGTGACGCTGGCGTGGGCCGTGGGCTGGTGATGTCAGCGTGGGCCGCGGGGCGGTAACTTCCGCATGTGTCCCGGGACAGTGACGTAGGCGTGGGCCGCAAGACAGTGATGTCAGCGTGGGCCGCGGGGCGGTAACTTCCGCATGTGTCCCGGGACAGTGACGTAGGCGTGGGCCGTGGGCTGGTAACGTCAGCGTGGGCCGCAAGACAGTGACGTCGGCGTGGGCCGCAGGGCAGTAACTTCCGCATGTGTCGCGGGACAGTGACGTAGGCGTGGGTCGCGGGGCAGTAACTTCCGCATGGGCCGTGGGACAGTGACGTCAGCGTGGGCCGCGGGGCAGTAACTTCCGCATGGGCTTCGGGACAGTAACTTCCGCATGGGCCGCGGGACAGTGACGCTGGCGTGGGCCGTGGGCTGGTAACGTCAGCGTGGGCCGCGGGGCGGTAACTTCCGCATGGGCCGCAGGGCAGTAACTTCCTCATGGGCTTCGGGACAGTAACTTCCGCATGGGCCGCGGGACAGTGACGTCCAGCGTGGGTCGCGGGAAGATGCAATGGCAGCGGCCTTTGTGACGCAGGCGGGCGCCGTGGAGACCGGGCCCAAACACACCTCGCTTCAGTGTCAGCTGGAAGCGCTCCTGGAAGCTGCCGCGGCCCACCTTTCGGCAAGTCCCCCCCACGCGCCCACCATGTCTGCTTCCAGCGGCTCCCAGAGGCCCATCAAGGGGATCCTGAAAAACAAAGGCTCCTCGGCCGCGTCGGCCGCGTCGGCCACGTCGGCTTCCTCGGTCATGACCCCCGCCCAGCCGTCTCGCGGCCTCACCCAACTCCAGGCCAGAAAGACCAAGAAGGGGGACGAGTCCAACATCCGCGCCACCTGCCGGGCCGCCTACAGAGACTATGATCTGCAGAACATCAACGAGCCCAGCACGCCCCACGTCCGGATCCAAGATGGCGCCGAGGACCTGGTGCGGGAGTTCGAGGCCAAAGAGCAGGCCCGAGGCACCGCCGGCCACATCCTGGGGAAGTTAGCCGCCACCGATGCCACCGAGCCGAACTGCCGCCTGGGGGAGCTGGAGGGCAAGGAGGCCCACAGCAGCAAACTCCTCCTGGACAAGATCGAGAGGCAGCGGCAGTTCGAGTTGAGGCGGAAGCTGCATTACACCGAGGGGCTGAACATCAAGCTGGGAAGAGAACTGATCGCCAAGGAACTGCAGTATTTAGAAATCGATGACGAAGACGAAGAAAAGCCACCTGTTGCCACGGAAGAGAAGGCCGCTGCAGGAGAAGCCGAGGAGGATGGTCCTGCGAGCGAAGACCTGCAGGCCCCAGCGAGCTACCtgtagaagaccccgctggccgcgCTGCACTGCGGGCGCCCCCTCTTAGGACAATAGACTGCTTCTAGTTCCGTAGGACTGTGCTTCCAGTAATGAAATGCCAGCAGTTAGCTTGTACTGTAATAATGAAATAGCAAGCTTAGGAAGTAATCAATAAAGTGGGAAGTGCCTGCTTAATATTCTTGTGTCtggaatgtgtgtttttttttaaataaaggttgCGATATCCGTCCAAAACCACAGTACTTGTAGAAAACTGGGTTAATATGTGTATTATATAGCTTTTTATGTGTTCAAGGTTTAAAGGGGGACTAATTTATATTCACTGATGGATGTACTCCTTTGTGGATTATAGTGAACAACACAAAccgatgaataaaaacagatctagagacaaagaagcatcaatcagatgctcaaaactcagagggaaggcaggggagggtgggggtaagggggagagatcaaccaaaggacttgtatgcatgcatataggcctaactaatggacacagatggggggggagggcatgagtgggggggaatGAGGGataatgaggggataaggacacatttgtaataccttaatcaataaagaaaaatatgggggaaaaaaacaaaatgaaaaacacttgtTTCAGGATGACTTGCCTGTTTGAGAGAGAATATGAGTTATTGTTGCATTTCCTTAGCCTAGTAtctttaattttatcttaattttctttcagtgtttATAAGGACATGATTGAACTTTCTATTATCAAAAATAGTCCCTTTACATGAATTATCAGGTTAAAATTGCACCAGTGTACACTATATGAGAAGATTTGATaccagtctatatatataaaaagccagtgaccagaatgccataatgacaggaacaaccagttgctatgaggccCACTGAGGCAGCAAACTGGcttgattgggggtggggctggcccgccaacctcctgcggcccttccccctggctggccctaccctcagcccttccccctggccggccccaccccagatcagacCCCCCACCCTGACTAGTGGtggggcccctccccctgactgggcctgcccccaattggccccccaccccattggccctcagcccctccccccaaccagctctgcccccgatcagtcccccccactctgatcaagggcaaggccagcagctACTGtcagaggcccctccctcctgaTCAACCCACACACAtaccaatcaggggcagggcaggctggccaacctcccacagcccctccccccagcccctgaccccctatcggccccccaccccatttggggtggggctggctagcCCATCACCCatagtccctccccacagctggtaccacccccaatcggccccgtCCACCCCAATTAagggtggggcccaccagccaattgccctcgggccctcccctcctgccggcctggccctgattgggccctgatcagggctgggccggacAGGCAACCTCCCGCTGtatcctcctcccaacaggcccggaccccccaaccccatgcacgaattcgtgcactaggcctctagtattttaaaaagtttcatgtTATCTCAGTAATTTGTTCTCACACCTGTCTTAAATTCTATCTTTTCTTTCCTCAGACTTCCCCATCCATAGACACGCAATCCTTTATGGAGTATCATATTATCAAGACATTATGAATTCTTCCTTCTCAAAATTTCTATCATTTGTTGTAACAATGTCACTTTTATTTCAACCATCATGGCCTATTCAGTCTTCTACTATGTACagaaaatagactgaacagcagaagtGCTAGAGTCAGGAAGTAGAATTTAACTGCTAAATTTCTATACATTTTTGGTTTATAGCTTGCTAAATAATTTACTATCATTAGTTTATCATTTAACCTAATTCACTTTTAGGAAACACCTGAGATTTTATTTCATGACATAATCCTGTGCAACTAGTGGCATGATTATAATTCCTGAATGTACACTGACAGAAGTAAGCCCAGAGGTTtgtgtgtatttctttatttttaatttaaaattttactgagacaattatagattcacatgaagttgtgagaaataatacagagagatcctGTGTATCCTTTACCCAGTTTCCTCAATAGTAACATATTGAAAAACTATACTAGAGTGCCACAACCAAGATACAGAGCATTCCATCACCACAAGGATCCCTCATGTTGCCCTTTTATAGCCAcatctgttctccatttctagaattttgtcatgtccagaatgttatataaatgaaatcatagtaTGTAATCTTTTGGGATGCACGATAGTTTGTTTAGCCATTCACTTGTTGAAAGACATCTGGACTAGTTCCAGGTTTGGGTATTACAAAcgacgctgctatgaacattcatgtacaggtttttgtgtgaacattaaGTTTCCACTTtcctgggataaatgcccaggacTGCAATTGCTGGCTCATATGGTAGTTGCAGTTtcttaagaaactgccaaactgttttccagagtggttgtgccattttacattcccatcagcaatgtatgagcaTTCCACtttttctgcatcctcaccaatatttggtattttcagtattttttatttgtcatttttataaatgtgtactgtggtcttaatttgcatttcactaatGGCTAATGGTGTTGAACATCTTCTCATTTGCTTATTTACAatctgtatatcctcttcagtgaaatatcttttgcctattttctagtttaattatttgttttttaactgttgaattttgagagttctttgatttgcaaatattttctaacaATCTTCAGCTTATCTTCTTAGAAAGATTTTGCAGAGCaaaattttttagttttgatgtggctcaatttataaatttttccttttatgcaTGGTACTTTTGGTACTCTAGTCAAATGTAATGCAGAAAGATATTTTTATCCAAATCATGATTTGCCTAATAAGTGAT comes from Eptesicus fuscus isolate TK198812 chromosome 1, DD_ASM_mEF_20220401, whole genome shotgun sequence and encodes:
- the PPP1R2C gene encoding protein phosphatase inhibitor 2 family member C, with protein sequence MAAAFVTQAGAVETGPKHTSLQCQLEALLEAAAAHLSASPPHAPTMSASSGSQRPIKGILKNKGSSAASAASATSASSVMTPAQPSRGLTQLQARKTKKGDESNIRATCRAAYRDYDLQNINEPSTPHVRIQDGAEDLVREFEAKEQARGTAGHILGKLAATDATEPNCRLGELEGKEAHSSKLLLDKIERQRQFELRRKLHYTEGLNIKLGRELIAKELQYLEIDDEDEEKPPVATEEKAAAGEAEEDGPASEDLQAPASYL